The genomic DNA tcaaactaaaagaccatttacttattagatatttatccatatatatttaggcactgtaccgtgtatgagtctcactagatgtgctaaaaactgagctttgtctgtgttttatgttatgtctctggttttaattccTCCTGTATTTAACACTGCCGCAGGGAGACTGATGAAGTCACCTGACTGCGGCCGCGGAGAGAGAGACCTTCTTGCTAGGTCATCATGTGACCCCCCACCAATTTCACTGAAACAGGGCTCACCTCTCCCCCATTTCTGTTGTTTGCAGTCTGATCGCTAACACACCATAGAAAATTAGCAAGagagcactgaaggggttaaggcagcaAAAACCAACTCAGCCAGGTCAAATTGTGGCAGATTGGCCATTCTGTCGGGATGCTGCCCATCTTTTCCTAGTCATCCCAGGAGGCTTGGCCAGTCTAGCTCTAACAAAAGGCAGTGGTTGTGCATATCAGAGTTGAATGGTTTAGAGCGAACCTTTAACTGTTATGTtacagtacaaagaaaatgtccTACCAAAGCTCGCGACCATCCCTATGGTGGTTAACTTATTAACAAAATAACTGGCAAGGTACTATGTCCCAGATTTACTAAACGGTGTCAAGATGCATGTCACCTTACTAGCCAATCAAAGGAATGGGCTATAAGATGCCATCAATGCAAGCTACAACCCAATTAAATCTAAATGTGTTTATATAAGGCTGGTATCTGTCCGATGAGAAAAATTAGATGAAAATGAGGAACTATAGTGTTTTAATAACAAAGAGACGTAAAAGATAAAGCTGTAGCATGGCAGAGGAAATACAACCTACCTTTGTGTTAGTTTGTACTTTAAAGGAAGAATTTTTGGGACAGTCTTCCTAGTGAGGCCTCTCCACTACAATCGGGGGGTCTGTCTCCCAATCTATTTACCAAAAGATGTTGACCTATATGCTTGGAGTACAGAATGCTAATGTTCTTCACCTTATTCAGGTTTTGAAGATATCACAGTTGATGAGAAGACCATCAACCCTTTGCTGGTGTTATCAGAAGACAAGAAGCTCCTGACGTTTCACCAGAAGAAGGCCAAGGATTATACGGATGGCCCTGAGCGCTTTAACCACTGGCCCAACTGCATGTCCAACAAGTCGTTTCAGAGTGGCATCCATGCTTGGAAAATCAATGTGGAAAAAAGCTGCGCGTATAAATTGGGTGTCGCCTATGGATCAATGGCACGTAAGGGCTCAAGCAACGATGCCAGGTTGGGATACAACCCAGTCTCCTGGGTCTTTTCCCGCTATGACAAGGACTTCCGTTTCTCCCATGACTCCCAGAATTACACAGTGGAACTTATCAAATGTCCCAAACATATTGGGGTCCTCGTGGATTTGGAAGGGGGAGAGTTGATCTTTTATGACCCCGGCACCTGCACCATCCTTTACACCCACCATACCAAGTTTACTGCCCCGGTTTTGCCTGTATTTGCTGTAGCCGATGAGTGTATCAACATTGTCCAATGAACCGGGAAGAGCACTACACagagtatatatttaaataaactgAGCTGTAAATAAAATGATTATAGACTTTCTTACAGAACATACAAATCTGGATGAAGGTTTTCACATGATCTTCAGTCTGTCCTTCAGAAACCGAGGTGGGGTCACATGTTGGAAATTGTAAAGAACTACAAGGACAAGGTCATTCCACATTGGTGATCCCGACTTGAAGAGTACACAAAGGCCATAATAATGCTGATCCAACTTAAAGTGTATGACTTCATAGGCAAATATCACTTAAattgatctcaggtgataataGTTGCCTAGGTGACAGTAATGTTGAGCTATTGTGACTTCCAGCCTAGAGCTTAGTTTACAGAAATTAAAGTCCAGTATGTCTAGGAAAGACTGTTGCGTATATGATTGGTGGGGACATCTGAGTGGGGACACAGGTTTAGTGTATCCCTGTCAATTGTCTAAACCAAAGTGTTCCATGCATGTTTTGAAATGAGAGGGTACCTTGGTGTAGCAGAATACTTCATGCTCATTGGTGATTGTTACAACTCATTTAAATTGAGAGCATATTCACCTCCATAGGTGTCAACAATACATTACTCTTCTGCACATATGGTATTGAAAGAATCGACGGCCTGCAATGAAGAATGCAATACGAGACAATTCAGTTAGACTGTACATTTGTTTGAGCAATGACCTCTTTACTTATTGTATCTGTGTTAATATATGAATAATTGTGTATGTATGTTATGTTAAAGCTTTGTCTCCCAaattgtactgcactgcagaatatgATGTGTCCTACAAATAAATTATAAGTATGATTGTTAGGCACTTAATTAATCAAGACGTTTGACAGAAAGTCCTTTAACGGAAGTGGGATTCAAGAGCATGTGTTGTCATATTTGCAATTGTGGGTTAAGCCCATCCATTCACAATTAGCTATAGATTAGATCAGTGGGATCGCATCTGCTATTACGGGGCATAAAAGCCTTGATGGACCATACGCAACGTTTATGTTAATCTCAATGTCATTATATTAATGAACATCTTAGTGGTGGATAAGCAGAGAATCGTTACTACTCATTTTATTTTGttggtactgcagctttaatataattaaaaataggTGCCATTGGGTTGACCAATGAACCAAAAAGAAAACGGTCAGCGTTTAACAGATACAAGGAAATCCAGACAATGCTCTTGCATGTATGTTCCTACTAAAGATTAATGTGccgttttcattgtatttattaatTACCAGATGGTTGCAATGTCACAATGGGGATCATTCATTAAACAGTTAGAGTTTTAATATGCAAAGTGGACCCATTTATTAATGGAGTACATCGTGGGCACTACAGCTTCTCCGTTTACAGAGTAAGCTCTATTCTGTGAAAACTTCAGCCAGTGATGGACAActttttgctcaatgaatgagtCATATCGTTCGTGAGACCAAGTAATATGGATAAACGATGGGCAATGTTCTCCCTTCAGAATGGGATTTATTCTTTATTATTGCCGATATTTCACCTTGTGAATAGCCTTCTTTGTTTTAGCATAAATAGGTTATTTCGTAGCACTTACAAGTCTTGGAATAATCTGCTCTGGTGACTGGATGACGTGTTCATCTGGGACGCCCTGTTCCTGTAGTTTGGTCCCTCTCATTGCCCGGATCAGGTAGCTGTGCATTCCTGCTAACCGGGCAGCCTTGTAATCATTCACATAATCATCTCCTACATGTGCCGCTTGGTGAGGTGACACTTTGGCCAACCTTAGAGCCTTGTGGAAGATTCCCAGATGGGGTTTAGCGATGCCAGCACTCTCAGATGTTAGCACAAACTCAAAATGCTTATCCAGGTTGCACTGCCTCAGGATTTCTTCCAGTCTCCGATCAAAGTTGGAGATGACTGCCATCTTAAGACCTATGTTTCTGCAGCCCTCCAAGGCTTCCCGGGCTCCTGGTAACACTTCCCAGTTGTGGGCGGTACAGAAATCCTGGTACAGCTTCTCCGCCAGTGGTTGGACAGACCTGTCATCCTGGACACCAGAGAGATAGAAAGTCTGTGTCACCACATCCAAccaccattggtgggaggtcatGCCCTGAGTCAGCCCATAATTGGGGAACAGTCGGCACTGAGTACGATAAGCCTGGTGGAAAGATGCCTCGAGTGAGGCCGGGTCAACCTGAAGGCCTCTGTTCTTGGCTTCGGCATGATATTGCTGCCCAACAGGGAGACGGAGACGTAGCAAAGTATCTTTCACATCCCAGGTCAGAAGCTTCAGCTTCATCCTTCTGGTGACTGCTTAATCAGAATTTATTTCACCCCTGGACAAAGAGAAGGACCCAAAAAACAATTCAGACAAAGCAAGCAACAGAAAACCAATGATGCTCCTTAGGGAGAGTTTATAACCGGTAATCCTCGGGTTTGGCAGACAGGTTACATACTTTTGGGAGTAAAGTGTCCAAGTCAGAACTTCTGAAAAAGAGCATTAAGTTTTTCACATCCATATGAGACCAATCTGCTGAGGCCAGTGGGCAACTTCCATCCCTGTTAGGAATATCATATCGAATGTAAGAGGCTGCGAGGGACTAAATTGTGTCCCTCGTAGCCTGAAGTTCTGGCTAAATTCCGACCTGGGCACCTTACTCCTGGACACGATATAACCATAACAAATGACATTTTATTATGTGGAAGACAAGATGATGCAGACACCGTAAAATCCTGCCCCAGAGAATTTACCATTGAATGTGGTACCGATGCGTAAATAATGAGGTTCAAAAGTCTTTAGGCCAACTTTACTTCACTTTGGTCCTCAGAGGGACTGCCCCTCTAAAGAGGAAAACACCACAGTGTCTCAGGGGCCTCCCTTATAAAAAaagatgttttaaaataaaaattccTTGGGCTGATTCAGAGCTTAAAGTGGCTTCAAGAAGCTATAGTAATATgattaataaaacaaaaatgacATTATTTATTAAAGACCGGGGCAAAGGCCTCTTGGACTGGATTTTTTAGAAAGATGGAAGCAGTTTTTACGCTGTATTAGTGGGACAATAAATCCCCTTTCCTTTAAAAAGTGAAATTATATGATTGTAAATAAATCTTAATAATAGTATCAGTACCCTGggtgtgaaaaaaataaaaaaaagtaacagtacTCTGGGTATGAAAATAATGAATACTCCATACGCGCTAGTACTGTCACCGTTTCACTGCCCGGTCGAGAACTCATTAACAACACATTTTCCATATTGTGTACACAGGAAGTGAGAATGTAGACATGTCAATAAAAAGGAAGTGATCCTCAGCACCATTGTCTCCTATTGTCACAGTGACCACGGGAGCACGTGGTCTCGGAACATCGTGGACACGTTCACAGTTCTGGTTTCAGATTTCTACTTGCTATTGTCTGCAGAGGAAAGTACACCAAGCTATAAAACCGGGACTGTCGGGGGTGAAAGAGAAGCTCTGCAGCACAATGAtcggagtaatgctctgcagcacAATGAtcggagtaatgctctgcagcacATGAtcggagtaatgctctgcagcacATGAtcggagtaatgctctgcagcacATGAtcggagtaatgctctgcagcacATGAtcggagtaatgctctgcagcacATGAtcggagtaatgctctgcagcacATGAtcggagtaatgctctgcagcacATTCCCGTGCTTACCCTTTGAGCTTTGAGGGCAAATATTTTGTAAGGACAATGTTTAACCCCGCTGCTACCAGAGGAGCCAGGAACACATTgaagagcaatataataacacacagcggtgtaataacacgcagagcaatataacaacattgatataataacacacagattaATATACATGCAGCGCCATAAAATAATATGTAGAGCGATATCCAATGCAGAGCGCTATCTAATAACACAGACACAAAGCTATAACACGCTAACAACAGAGTGATATAACATGCAGACAAATATAAcattgatataacacgcagatTAATATAACACCATGCATCGCCATATATAATAATATGCTGAGTGATCTAATATGAAagacatataataacatgcagagatgtaataacatgcagagatgtaataacatgcagagatacagtataacagcatGTAGTGATATAATGACACACAGTGAGGaaataacatacagagagatataataatatactGGTATAAAGCACCGTGCTCCTGACCCCACTGAGAAGGGGTTAATGACACCTCTGCATTTACAGCTTCTGTCCCCGTTATGCTCTATAACCACTACACAAATTCACCAacacacacatccaggcacactgatgcacacatgGGCACACAGCCCAAGCACCGGCACACTGATCTTCTATACCATGATACATACCTGCACACGTGCATACTCATACATGTACAAGATGCCCACACACGCCGATGTATTGTTACACACTGCTGATATAAAATTGTACGCCTGCGATTTGCTTATGCGGATCGTAGGGAAATGTTCtgcagccaaagggttaaatgcaCTGCTACACAATACACCCCAACATTTTCTAAATGTGCAGGTTTAATCACCCGGCAACAGCATCATTAGTCAGAACCAGTTTAACGAGATGAATCACGGAGTGCTTACCGAGTCACGGTTTTGTTTGCAACTAATGACTTCCTCAATGCCAAGGGAATCAAACTCCGAACTAGTGGTGACTGGGTGCACTGGCTAATACTACTCCCCAAAATTACACCTCTCTTTACAGAATTAAATGGTATAATATGAAGGAGCAATCCGTGATACCCCCATGCCCATCTCTGTGCTAACGCGGAATGCGTCGCCTGTCCCTTTCGGCATTGAAGGGGTGAATTTGAACATCACAGGTTGAACCTTTAAAATAAGTATGTAACTcttgccctgaggagcttacaatccaacTAGATttgagtgtaagctctttggggcaggatctccccttccccttttatgtctgaagcgcttgttCTTATCATGTCTCCTATTATTATGTCACAGGTATCACTgctgcgaagcgctatgtacagggATGGCGCtacacaaataaagatatacatacagctcaaccccgttataacgcgatccgttacaacgcaaatccgcttataacgcgatgcatgcgcggttcccaattttcgtatttatgaatactttacaacacgattattggtattttaaatactttattgtacaatgcatacaattgtacattatttctaacgcgatccgcttataacgcgatgtgattctttagaccccaagcacagcgttataagggggttcagctgtactaggCAAATAAAGTGATCAATGGGTATGGGCAGTGGGGCACGAGGTAGGCAGTCCCACCTCAAAGACCAGTACCTAGATTCACCAAGCTCTGTTTAATAAGGGCAAATaccgtgacgttacctaaatcaGTAACGCCCGTTATTATCACTGCATTAAAGCCTTATTTCAGCAAGGTAATCATATTCAAAATTAACGTCTGTAATTGTGCTCAGAAAAATAGGGTTAAAGTCACTGTGTGTTATCTTTATAGGATGTGATGTTATTTAATTCTTTGTGTTACTTCCATCGAGAGTCTGAATTAGGGCTACACACCAGGAAAATATGCAAATttaacactgtgctcatttgcatgtccttacccagaatccctggcacagtggaagcactgtatgctaaggctGCAGCCCCTAGTGTGTtctacagcgcacggctcggcgtgcgtaCAAGTACcgtccctcaatggggctgggcccagtacgcaccttcgcCCGCATTGGGCAGACGCGCTGTACTACAATATTTTTTAAAGACTTCCAAATTGTGTGTACAACTTgcaacggaggcgtggccacgcccccgtcggcggttcagccaatgagggcgaaccagccgtgtgaggtcATGACCACGCCCCTACCCCCCATCgcaatctctccccctccctgcagaccTCAGATcgcagtgaagcgctgtgcacacgCTGCTTGTAAggtacagtgctgactgggaccgcagcctaagagataatggagaaagaaAGGGTAAAGTATTCAtatatacgaaaattgggagccgcgcttgcatcgtcctataagcggattcgcactgtaacggattgcgttataacggggttgagccgTACTTATATAgagccatccaggtacatagcgctttacaatacacgtgacataatatcaGAACACACAATGGttataagcacttcagacataaaacaatagggaaggagtccctgccccaaagagcttacactctaagaggtaagtggggagaacttacagacacAGAGGAAATCATCATCTTAAACCTCACATTTGGCGCAGAGATCGGGGCGAATTAATTAACGCAACGAGAGGGGACAATTGTAGGCACACGCTTTGCTACATCTCATTATGATATTGCAATGCCTCTCTGCTCCTACAACCCCTCCCCAACACGCTCCCTGCTGCAAACGACGCAATTGGCACCAGTTTTTGGAGCAATGTGCCCGTTTTGAACACTTAATACAGATCCCCCCTGGTTATCTGTCTCGGGTAATGTACATGCTCCGAGTATATAGCTACGGTAAACACAGGCTGGTGCGGCTACCCTCCCCAGCAGACTTCAAAAGGACGGGGCCATAATAAGCACAGCACAAGGTCTCATTGGGACTAAAGGAAGGATCAACACTTCATCCCTAAAGAACATTCCGCCTTTCAGAAGCAAGCCGTGACCCAAACATCTTGGCTGTCCTACCTAGAAACCGTATTTGCTTTCCAAACAAAAACAGTGGTTGTGACTTGAGGATAGGAGCtcaatgtacagtaaataaatcaGCCGTCTGCCCCTGGGGGCAAATAAACACACATTCTAAGCACGAGTAAACAGGAGAAATTCAGGCGTtttcattcccccccccaatgTTTAAcacaggattaaagcagggggtctccgaagctgaaccccattaatttcatctccggggggaaccccctgcttcgtTTGGGGAGCCACTAGCTGCTCCGGCTGAGATTGCTGGGGTTTaaaggaagccgaacctgatgacatcacagcttcctattggcccgcagggcgtggcagctttgaaactccgccattacaagAATCCAGAtagcggagcggctaccggcacctcctatggaggtatctccagaagcagtggGTGCCaggaactgaaatgaatggggttcaactcTGAAGACCCCCTATTCAAAGCCGAggtgaaaaaaaaagagcccgccgtggattgcctctttaaaaagaTTCTGCCCCCTATGGGGAGATTTGCAATAGGTTGATAGGACGCCGGCATAGAACACGTCTAGAATTTATATTTGTTTAACCACCAGAAGCTCCGTGCCGCGATTGCTCCAGGAGAGATGAGGGCGCGATCAGGCTCTGGAGACGGGAGGTGGAGAGGGCTCCGAAGAAGAGGCCGCCCTGGAGAAAAGGAGCGAGTGCCCATGATGTACTTGGTACATAACGAGGGCCTCTGGCGTGCCACGTGCCATGCAGTACCACGTGCGTCATTAGATCACTGCCGAGGTCCAATTATTTTAACGTGCAGGCCCACAATGAACTAATGATGGGGATCGGTTTAACAGGTTAACCCGTTGCCTGCCAGAGGAGAATCAATATATGTTGCAGGCCTCTTTAGCAGTAGAAGGGTTAAACCGAggggatcacacacacacacacacacacacacacacacacacacacacacacacacacacacacacacacacacacacacacacacttcaatcaTTTCAAACACCTGGGAGAAAAAGTGCTGCTTTGTTTTCAGTGGCAACAAGTAGAATGGTTCAAACAGATTTCACCAACTTCAGGAGGCAGTCACAGAAATACTTAGTCTCTCCTTCACACAAATGCGATAGTGACTgcactgtatgtgcatcagtgtgtatcaatgtgcctgtatcagtgtgttaatgtgtgtatcagtgtgctaatgtgtgtgtatcaatgtgcctGTATATCAGTGTGTTCAATTGTGTATCAATGTGCCTGTGTAACAGTGTGTTAATAAATGCATCTGTCTGTGGAtcagtattaatgtgtgtgtatatcaacaTGTCTGTCTAGTTTTGTGTACCAGTATGTGCAtccgtgtatcagtgtgtctatgCGTCTGTAATCAGTGTGTCTCTTGGTGTatctttgtgtatcagtgtgttaatgacTATGTATCAATGTGCCAGTGCATCAGTGTTAATGTCTGTGCATCAGTGTGTTAATATGTGTGATCAATGCCTCTgctgtctgtgtatcagtgtgttagtgtgtgtatcagtctaggTTTGTGTATCAGCATGTTAATGTACATgtttcagtgtttgtgtgtgtgtataatctgtgtatgagtgtatgtgtttatcagtgtgttaatgggCGTATATCAATGATGGTGTGACTGTGTGCAATGCATTTAAAAAGCATCAGATTCTGGCCTTAGGGTTCAACAGCTACAAATAGAAGGCAGAGGACACCATTAAAAATTGAGCTTACAAAACCTCCCCCAAGTCCCTGCTGCCTGTTTGCTCCTAAATACAAAGTGCATAAGATTCCTCAGAATACATCCAGTTATATACAATGCTCACACACCATTATCATATAATCACTGCAGACCCTGTGCTCCCCGCACCCCAGTCACACACTTACTGGAAGTAGAATTCAAGGACAGTGTAAAGCCCTTGTGTCCTCAGGTGTAATCAGTCCCCTACTGGGGAAACCAGACTTGCCGTTGAAAGGTTCCACTTTTGCTTGTCTGGGAAAAGGGGTTTGGCCAATGTCTGTCTGTTTCACAGGgggtgtttaaagggacagtgatTGACGTGGATTTTTAAAAAAGTAGTAACAACAGGTCTGATTATAGAAACGCTTAATCCCGAAAGGGAGAGTACTTTtttcttaataaatatttttttcttctttttttaagggggtgaatttgtattactattatcatttatttgtaaagggcCAAGATATTCTGCAGTGCGGCGTAATGggatttgataattacataaacagagttacctTGGCCCAGTGGCGTAACTAGACATGCGCGGGCCCCTGGGCAATTTTTTTTAGGACACCATTAATATTAattctgactgcaatttttttctccctcacctcatcctctccctgatcctctctctcatcatcatccctcatcatctcttcccctccccatcataatcatctctccccctcctgtccccttcatcatctctccccctcaacatctctccccctcctcctcatctctcttccTCATCATCTATCCTcgtcatctctccccctccccctcatctctcttcctCATCATCTATCCTcgtcatctctccccctccccctcatctcta from Ascaphus truei isolate aAscTru1 chromosome 21, aAscTru1.hap1, whole genome shotgun sequence includes the following:
- the HDHD3 gene encoding haloacid dehalogenase-like hydrolase domain-containing protein 3 — translated: MKLKLLTWDVKDTLLRLRLPVGQQYHAEAKNRGLQVDPASLEASFHQAYRTQCRLFPNYGLTQGMTSHQWWLDVVTQTFYLSGVQDDRSVQPLAEKLYQDFCTAHNWEVLPGAREALEGCRNIGLKMAVISNFDRRLEEILRQCNLDKHFEFVLTSESAGIAKPHLGIFHKALRLAKVSPHQAAHVGDDYVNDYKAARLAGMHSYLIRAMRGTKLQEQGVPDEHVIQSPEQIIPRLAVDSFNTICAEE